A genomic window from Gemmatimonas sp. includes:
- a CDS encoding type VI secretion system accessory protein TagJ has translation MASSQALYAAGQLGAAIEALGVELRNFPADAQRRTFLFELLTFAGDWARAQKQLDVLAKNGHMAEAGTMLYRSAIEAERVREHMFDTGDFPTTVAPSPVSGTLNGEPFASIEDADPRLGARLEVIAGGRYLWIPFAHLASLSMTPPARLRDLHWAPAQLRTGPSVADKELGEILLPALSVGAWRHAEDEIRLGRATDWEDLPSGEFAPVGQKLLRVDDRLVPLVDVRELVIAS, from the coding sequence ATGGCCTCCTCGCAAGCACTCTACGCGGCCGGCCAACTCGGCGCGGCAATCGAAGCGTTGGGCGTCGAGCTCCGGAATTTTCCGGCCGACGCCCAACGGCGCACGTTTCTGTTCGAGCTGCTCACCTTCGCCGGCGATTGGGCGCGGGCGCAGAAGCAGCTCGACGTGCTCGCCAAGAACGGCCACATGGCCGAAGCGGGCACGATGCTCTATCGCTCCGCCATCGAGGCGGAGCGCGTTCGTGAACACATGTTCGACACGGGCGATTTTCCGACCACCGTCGCCCCGTCGCCGGTCAGCGGCACGCTCAACGGCGAACCGTTCGCTTCGATCGAAGACGCCGACCCCCGGCTCGGCGCCCGACTCGAAGTGATCGCCGGCGGACGCTATCTCTGGATCCCGTTCGCGCATCTCGCGTCGCTCTCCATGACACCGCCGGCACGACTCCGTGATCTGCACTGGGCACCGGCACAGTTGCGTACCGGCCCCTCCGTGGCCGATAAGGAACTCGGCGAAATTCTGCTGCCTGCCCTCTCCGTTGGCGCGTGGCGACACGCCGAAGACGAAATCCGGCTCGGACGCGCCACCGACTGGGAGGATCTCCCGTCCGGTGAGTTCGCTCCGGTTGGCCAGAAGTTGCTGCGCGTCGACGATCGGCTCGTGCCGCTCGTGGATGTGCGGGAACTCGTCATCGCGTCCTGA
- the tssB gene encoding type VI secretion system contractile sheath small subunit: protein MAESTQKKLERVRPPRIQISYEVETGGAIEMKELPFLMGVLGDFSGNPAEPLPRLKDRKFVEITPDNFDDTLASMKPRLQFSVENKLSEDADAPKLGVELNFRTMDDFSPDAVAKQVKPLRELLELRTELANLRANLQTNEKLDEVLQDTLGDADKMARLKAELGLES from the coding sequence ATGGCCGAAAGTACGCAGAAAAAACTCGAACGAGTCCGCCCGCCTCGCATTCAGATCTCCTACGAGGTCGAAACCGGCGGCGCCATCGAGATGAAGGAACTTCCCTTCCTCATGGGCGTGCTCGGTGACTTCAGCGGAAACCCCGCGGAGCCGCTCCCGCGCCTGAAGGATCGCAAGTTCGTCGAGATCACGCCCGACAACTTCGACGACACGCTCGCCAGCATGAAGCCGCGCCTGCAGTTCTCGGTCGAGAACAAGCTCAGCGAAGATGCCGACGCGCCGAAGCTTGGTGTCGAGCTCAACTTCCGCACTATGGATGACTTCTCGCCCGATGCCGTGGCCAAGCAGGTCAAGCCGCTCCGCGAGCTGCTCGAGCTGCGCACGGAGCTCGCGAATCTGCGCGCCAATCTGCAGACCAACGAGAAGCTCGACGAAGTGCTGCAGGACACGCTGGGCGACGCCGACAAGATGGCCAGGCTGAAGGCCGAACTCGGGCTGGAGAGCTAA
- a CDS encoding type VI secretion system tube protein Hcp, with protein MAFDTYLDITGVEGECTAKGFEKKIEIYSFSWGASNPTSVGPGRDGLSAGRVSVSSFNVMKKTEKSSAALFAACCTGQHYDKATVSMRKATGTGGQDIFLTYTFTDVMVESVQWSGSSGGDDTPTESLSLAFAKVEIEYKTQDDKGKLAVAGQASWDLTKVSA; from the coding sequence ATGGCATTCGATACGTATCTCGACATCACCGGCGTTGAAGGCGAATGCACGGCCAAGGGCTTCGAGAAGAAGATCGAGATCTACTCGTTCAGCTGGGGCGCGTCGAACCCGACGTCCGTCGGACCTGGCCGTGACGGCCTCTCCGCTGGTCGCGTGTCCGTGTCCAGTTTCAACGTCATGAAGAAGACCGAGAAGTCGTCGGCCGCGCTCTTCGCCGCCTGCTGCACTGGTCAGCACTATGACAAGGCTACGGTCTCCATGCGCAAGGCCACCGGCACCGGCGGCCAGGACATCTTCCTCACCTACACGTTCACCGACGTGATGGTGGAGTCCGTGCAGTGGTCGGGTTCGAGCGGTGGCGATGACACGCCGACCGAGTCCCTCTCGCTCGCGTTCGCCAAGGTCGAGATCGAGTACAAGACGCAGGACGACAAGGGCAAGCTCGCGGTGGCCGGTCAGGCCTCGTGGGATCTCACCAAGGTCTCCGCGTAA
- the tssA gene encoding type VI secretion system protein TssA, with amino-acid sequence MPVNSELLTSLLAPIPGDNPAGSDMRYDPQYDAFKEARREELAVPDKDGNLSADRKVADWQRATAIGTELLSKSSKDLQLAAWMTEVLLQRQGVSGLHTGIELLRGILEQYWDTCYPEGEDGDYELRSGPLEWIGNKLTLPLQQLTIASGGLSLLDYNASRSVPTEIAIGAAAYDAQKSLTAARSEAEAMGKIMPEAADAAIENTGKVFYKAMVADIDAAVAGLAALEAVSDDRFGREAPAYTGLRNGLNELRRFAASTLARKLELDPDPIEEVFEAEAGGGGDTPSDGPQTPEPVNKQDAAQRVTVVAKWLRQQDATSPAPYAMLRAFRWGELRARAPELDPRLLEAPPTPIRARLKALLLDHRWSDLLEQGEVLMGTAQGRGWLDLQRYALTACANLGSGFDPVAAIIRSELQALLRALPQLPGMTLMDDTPSANDETKAWLSAEGLEAPPEAAEAEVASADESAPDSAIGDGAELLGEALADDEATAQQGGLRATRQRRAPVATGRDPFDIARAELAAGRPNKAIERLMAELVRDQSERGRFVRQTQIAYIMVEAGLNQVAEPILERLLEIIDDRKLEDWEAGALVAQPLALMHTVLTRTDEDAARRNKLYLRICRLDPLQALALQQS; translated from the coding sequence ATGCCAGTAAACTCCGAGCTTCTCACGTCGCTACTCGCGCCGATTCCGGGTGACAACCCGGCCGGCAGCGACATGCGCTACGATCCGCAGTACGACGCCTTCAAAGAAGCGCGGCGGGAAGAGCTCGCGGTCCCCGACAAAGACGGCAACCTGTCCGCCGACCGAAAGGTCGCTGACTGGCAGCGCGCGACCGCCATCGGCACCGAGTTACTGAGCAAGTCCTCGAAGGACCTGCAGCTCGCCGCCTGGATGACGGAAGTGCTCCTCCAGCGTCAGGGCGTGTCCGGACTGCACACCGGCATCGAACTGCTGCGAGGCATTCTCGAGCAGTACTGGGATACCTGCTATCCCGAAGGCGAAGACGGCGATTACGAACTGCGCAGCGGCCCGCTGGAGTGGATCGGCAACAAGCTCACGCTGCCGTTGCAGCAGCTCACGATTGCGTCGGGCGGATTGTCGCTGCTCGATTACAACGCGTCGCGCAGCGTGCCCACGGAAATCGCCATCGGTGCCGCCGCCTACGACGCCCAGAAGAGCCTCACGGCGGCGCGAAGCGAAGCGGAAGCGATGGGCAAGATCATGCCCGAAGCCGCCGACGCGGCCATCGAGAACACCGGGAAGGTCTTCTACAAAGCGATGGTGGCCGACATCGATGCCGCCGTCGCCGGTCTCGCGGCGCTCGAGGCCGTGTCCGACGATCGCTTCGGCCGCGAGGCCCCGGCGTACACCGGGCTTCGCAACGGTCTGAACGAACTGCGGCGCTTCGCCGCCAGCACACTTGCCCGGAAGCTCGAGCTCGACCCCGATCCGATCGAAGAAGTCTTTGAAGCGGAAGCCGGCGGCGGCGGCGACACCCCGAGCGATGGACCACAAACGCCGGAGCCCGTCAACAAGCAGGATGCCGCGCAACGCGTCACCGTCGTCGCCAAGTGGTTGCGCCAGCAGGATGCCACCAGCCCGGCGCCGTACGCCATGCTCCGCGCGTTCCGCTGGGGCGAGCTGCGCGCCCGCGCGCCGGAACTCGATCCTCGCCTGCTCGAAGCACCGCCCACCCCGATTCGCGCGCGGCTCAAGGCGTTGCTGCTCGACCATCGGTGGTCCGATCTGCTCGAACAGGGCGAAGTGCTCATGGGTACCGCGCAGGGTCGCGGCTGGCTCGACCTGCAGCGCTACGCGCTGACCGCCTGCGCCAATCTGGGCAGCGGTTTCGATCCGGTGGCGGCCATCATTCGCAGCGAACTTCAGGCGCTGCTGCGCGCCCTGCCACAGCTCCCCGGAATGACGCTCATGGATGACACGCCCTCTGCCAACGACGAAACGAAGGCCTGGCTGTCCGCCGAAGGTCTCGAAGCTCCTCCAGAAGCGGCCGAAGCCGAGGTCGCGAGCGCCGACGAGTCCGCCCCTGACAGCGCGATTGGCGATGGGGCAGAGTTGCTCGGTGAAGCCCTCGCCGACGACGAAGCGACCGCACAGCAAGGCGGCCTGCGCGCCACGCGTCAGCGCCGCGCGCCCGTTGCGACCGGTCGTGACCCGTTCGACATCGCCCGCGCCGAATTGGCCGCCGGTCGCCCCAACAAGGCCATTGAGCGGCTCATGGCGGAACTCGTGCGCGATCAGTCCGAACGCGGACGCTTCGTGCGACAGACGCAGATCGCGTACATCATGGTTGAAGCCGGACTCAATCAGGTGGCTGAACCCATCCTCGAGCGCTTGCTGGAGATCATCGACGATCGCAAGCTTGAAGACTGGGAAGCAGGGGCGCTGGTCGCGCAACCGCTCGCGCTGATGCATACCGTGCTCACGCGCACCGACGAAGACGCCGCGCGGCGCAACAAGTTGTACTTGCGCATCTGCCGACTCGATCCGCTGCAGGCGTTGGCCTTGCAG
- the tssC gene encoding type VI secretion system contractile sheath large subunit translates to MAEAQKAGAQAVTTDAELSLLDQIVEQGKMGKDAETKGRGKDLVKRFVSEVLEGAITINRDTETMINARIAQIDHLLSLQVNEIMHHPDFQKLEGSWRGLQFLMKQSETSAMLKIKVLNVSKKDLLRDLQRAPEFDQSALFKKAYEEEYGVFGGTPFGALVGDYQFDKSGQDIELLEKISNVAAAAHAPFMTAASHDMLNLQSWTDLDTPRDLAKIFDSTEYARWKTFRSSEDARYVALAAPRVLMREPYGAATVPVEAFNYEERVDGSNHEHYCWGNAAYAMAANVNKAFAMYGWCAQIRGVESGGLVEGLPIHNFRTESGELAMKCPTEVQITDRREKELADLGFAPLVHQKGTANAAFFSVQSAQKPKAYDSPGATAAARLSAQLPYIFATSRFAHYLKVMMRDKIGGYTSRAEVDSFLNRWIQNYVAVEGATASIKAKKPLSEARVDVVEIPGKPGAYRAVAFLRPHYQLDELAVSMRLVAELPAAAK, encoded by the coding sequence ATGGCCGAAGCACAAAAGGCGGGCGCACAGGCCGTCACGACCGACGCCGAACTCTCGCTCCTCGACCAGATCGTCGAGCAGGGCAAGATGGGCAAGGATGCCGAGACCAAGGGCCGCGGCAAGGACCTGGTGAAGCGGTTCGTCAGCGAAGTCCTCGAAGGCGCGATCACGATCAATCGCGACACCGAGACGATGATCAACGCGCGTATCGCGCAGATCGATCATCTGCTGTCGCTCCAGGTGAACGAGATCATGCACCACCCCGACTTCCAGAAGCTCGAAGGATCGTGGCGTGGCCTGCAGTTCCTGATGAAGCAGAGCGAGACGAGCGCCATGCTCAAGATCAAGGTGCTCAACGTCTCCAAAAAGGACCTGCTCCGCGATCTGCAGCGAGCGCCCGAATTCGATCAGAGCGCGCTGTTCAAGAAGGCGTATGAAGAAGAGTACGGGGTCTTCGGCGGTACGCCGTTCGGCGCACTCGTCGGCGATTATCAATTCGACAAGAGCGGTCAAGACATCGAACTGCTCGAGAAGATCTCCAACGTGGCGGCCGCCGCGCACGCGCCGTTCATGACGGCCGCGTCGCACGACATGCTCAATCTGCAGAGCTGGACGGACCTCGACACGCCGCGTGATCTCGCCAAGATCTTCGACAGCACCGAGTACGCCCGCTGGAAGACGTTCCGCTCGAGCGAGGATGCCCGCTACGTCGCGCTCGCCGCGCCGCGCGTGCTCATGCGCGAGCCCTACGGAGCGGCCACCGTGCCGGTCGAAGCGTTCAACTACGAAGAGCGCGTCGATGGCTCGAACCACGAGCATTACTGCTGGGGCAACGCCGCGTACGCCATGGCCGCCAACGTCAACAAGGCGTTCGCGATGTACGGCTGGTGCGCGCAGATCCGCGGGGTTGAAAGCGGTGGATTGGTGGAAGGGCTCCCCATCCACAACTTCCGCACCGAGTCCGGCGAACTCGCCATGAAGTGCCCGACCGAGGTGCAGATCACCGATCGTCGCGAGAAGGAACTCGCCGACCTCGGCTTCGCGCCGCTCGTGCATCAGAAGGGTACGGCCAACGCCGCGTTCTTCTCGGTGCAGTCGGCCCAGAAGCCCAAGGCGTACGACTCGCCGGGTGCCACCGCCGCGGCGCGGTTGTCGGCGCAGCTGCCGTACATCTTCGCAACCTCGCGCTTCGCCCATTACCTCAAGGTGATGATGCGCGACAAGATCGGCGGCTACACGTCGCGCGCCGAAGTCGATTCGTTCCTGAACCGCTGGATCCAGAACTACGTCGCCGTTGAAGGGGCCACCGCCTCGATCAAGGCGAAGAAGCCGTTGTCGGAAGCGCGGGTCGATGTGGTGGAAATCCCGGGCAAGCCGGGCGCCTATCGTGCCGTCGCGTTCCTGCGTCCGCACTATCAGCTCGACGAGCTGGCCGTGTCGATGCGTCTGGTGGCCGAGCTCCCCGCTGCCGCGAAGTAG